In Populus alba chromosome 4, ASM523922v2, whole genome shotgun sequence, the genomic window GTAGAGAAGAGTGATCTGGTAAAGCCTTTGCCCAGTGTACTACAGGTAGTTGCCGGACATAGTTATGTGAAATAGCTGAATTCACTATTCAAAGTAAGGGCCGACCAGCTCTTTGATCCAAAATATCTCCAACAAAAAGACAATATGATCTCTTTTTACATACGCTAACAATGCTGCAAACTTCATCCTTTGAGCCTCCACTCTCATACCTTGATAGCAGTTCCAAACTAGATATTTCAGTATCTAGAAAGGAAGATTGGGGATTAATTGAGAGGGGAATTTCTCTGGAAATGACTAAGGAGGCGGCTTTTGTGAGATGCACAGAGAGGCAGGTTATGTATTGTTATGTTAGGGTTAGCCGGTTAGGTTAggttaagttaattatttatagtataattcttttttaattgtttattggGTTTCgttcggtttggtccggtttctggttcaaaaccgaaaccgaaccggacctattaaaatttatggttttaaatttttttttcagtttgattttttcaattaatttttctttgattttattaattttctcggttaatcatttattttgaacaCAGCTAATTGCAATGCCCTCACAACCACGAAGGAGAACACCTAAATATCCCCCTAATCAATAGGAACTCAGCACtccttttcttgcttctttaaaTTCCCTGGAGAAGCGACGCCAAGCAGATCCCAAAATGACTTCTCAACATATCGCAACCCACAGAGAAAAAGCAGAGATCCACACCGGCGAGTCTCTCTGCAAGCAAAAGTCCTTGGAACTCCTCGAAGAGATCCACCTCCCTATGGGTCTCCTCCCACTTGACGACATCGTTGAGGTGGGTTATAACCGCACTACCGGGTTCGTTTGGTTGAagcaaaagaagagaaaagatcaCAGATTCCTTAAGATCGGACGCCAAGTATCTTATGATACGGAGGTGACAGCTTTCGTCGAGAACCGTCGGATGCGGAGACTGACTGGGGTCAAAACCAAGGAGCTTTTGATTTGGGTCTCCATCTCGGATATTTATGTTGATGAGAAGAATTTGGAGAAAATAACGTTTGGTAATCCGACAGGGATCTCTAGGACTTTTCCTGTTTCGGCTTTTGAGCTTGAGGAGGACAAGAAGTGAGGTTTCTTTCGTTACATTGGGTTTTCAGTGTTTTAGGATTTTCAGAAATCCGAGGATTCACGTCTGTGTTCTTAAGATGGTTTTATTTTGGActgaataatataatttaatatgctTTTTACGcagttcaattattttaatgagatTGATTTATGTTATGCCTGTTTTTTTTGCGCCATGATTGTTTCTCTCTGACAAGTGATGTTGTTGGTTTGGATTAGGTGAATTTGATGCTTAGCTTGAAGATAAATATGcaatcccccccccctctctttaATGTCCACTGGATTTGGAAATCAAATTTTAGTGTGTCAATTTTGGATGGAAAATTACTTGGCTTGGGCTTACATTTTCTTAGTCCCTGAAAACATATTAGTTTTATAGTTTGCTAAGCTTAGACCCGACCGACAGAGAATGATTTTCAtttggtgatttgtctttttgtCTAAAGGTTTTGTTCGGTTTGGTCAAGGTAGATAATGCTATACAAACACTAGCAATAGGCCGGCAAAAGGTTTGCATATCAATTTGTTTAGAAATTAGCATGAAAAGTTTATTTGCTAATtgatttaggattttttatttattttatttagaacttttttattattttttctagaattgTTTAGGATGATTTGATCGATTATAAATATGGTTATTTAGTTTGTATTTAGGTTTATTTGAACCagatttgatttcaaaataatatattatgtgtGTGAGatgaaattcttttattttgattctttattGAACAACTCTGTTTATCAAAGAATTAACCAAGTTTCATTGTGTCTTTCATACTTCTCGTTTACGTCTCTTTATAGGTGTTTTGGTAGGGGTTTGATTTCTATAATCTTGGTGTCTTAGTACAAGTTATCAAGCTCAATCACAAGCCTGAATTTAACTTTAATGTATGGGTCAATTTGATTGTGGATTTCTAGATCTTTATATTCACGGAGTTTGCATTATTTAAAATACCTAATTTACCCCCTCTTAAGTTCTTTGgattgacattttattttatacactgTGTTAAAAGTTGCCCACACTCATGTTTGTGTTAGTGTACATGCCTTGTAGCCAATTAGTTGGTTACATGTATGATTGACCTTgtttaagtaaatatatttaatttattaataaatatttatttatctttaatatttattgaatattttattattgaatcaagtatttgattaatgaatctagagtaaagataaagtttatcgaataaaaatactttgcaaataaaattattataattatgatatttctaTTACATCAAATCATTGTTCCTAAATGTTCATAgtcaatgttttattaaaactaaatattaattagagttataagactgatatatattattttcttttctttataaaaggaagaaaatgttCTCATAAGTTGAGGTATGAGGGGTACCTAGAATTAATAAATAGGTGCTTATCATATCATATGTACAATGAATTGACCACCATGATGATTCTATATAAAGATATTACTTATGTCTATGGAAAGGCTCTCGCAACGGTTTTGTAAGTTatcattaaacttaaaattactaaattattttatataagaaattttatatttagattatgcTACATATTGTCTTAATCAAAggtaacaaacaaacaaatatagatataaaatgaactatatgaaggtatttgTGTAATTAAAAGAGGATTCATTACCtaaatgaattaagaaaaatgttttatttgttgtcaAATTGTATTTGATTATAAATCTTTGTGCAAGATAGAATGAGATTTGGaaagaatt contains:
- the LOC118030382 gene encoding uncharacterized protein; the encoded protein is MTSQHIATHREKAEIHTGESLCKQKSLELLEEIHLPMGLLPLDDIVEVGYNRTTGFVWLKQKKRKDHRFLKIGRQVSYDTEVTAFVENRRMRRLTGVKTKELLIWVSISDIYVDEKNLEKITFGNPTGISRTFPVSAFELEEDKK